The genomic DNA ATTCTGGGCCGGCACTAATCCCCGATTTGCTGATTCTGACGCGGACGGTGTACTGGATAGCCAGGAAGATCGGGATGGCGATGGGGTCGTTAATATCATCGAACAACTGCAGGGGAGTCGGCCGGATATTGTGGATACCGATGATGACGGCTTTGCTGATAATGAAGAGCAGAGTGCAGGAACCAGTCCCATCAATGCGGTGGATCCTGCCACGAATTCACTGGCCGTGGTGTTTGCCGGGAGTAGCGGGGATTATTTGGAGATTCCCGTAAACATCAACCAGCGGATGCCGGAGTGGACCCTCGAGGCATGGGTCATGCCTTCCAATGTCACCGATGGAGCCGGGATCATTGTGCGTCGTGTTGTGGAAAACCTCGCGGGTGGAACCCAGGCGGTTAACTATGTGATGGGCCTTGAGCCCAATGGGACGGGCGGGCTCAGGATGTATGCCGGCTATATCTGGCCGGATGGCCGGCAGTATCTTGTCCGGGCAGGAACGGTGGCGCCAACGGTCTGGACTCATCTGGCCGCCAGTTACAACCGGTCGGGTGCGGCGCTGACGCTCTACACCAATGGCTTTGTGGCAGCCAGTACGAACACGTTTTACGATGGTCCCCCTATCAGTGGGCGGGGCGGGGAAACGTTCGTCAGGATCGGGGAGGACTTCGGGGGCGCCATTGACGAAGTCAGGCTCTGGAATAAGGTCAGGACAGGAGCCCAAATTCAAGCCAATACCAATCGTGTAATCTCGGCTTTGGATACGAACGGGTTGGTTGATTATTTCCGGTTTGATGACGGTCAGGCAAACACCAACCTGTTCCCGCTGAGCGAATTCAACCAGCCTGCCGGCTTTCAGGATTTCACCTACGAGAGCGACTGGAATGCACAATGGCGGCATGCGGCTGTCAAACACGGCAATGTGCTTACCCGTCTGGGGGCCATCATTTCGCCGCCTTCCCTCCGGGTGATGCTGCAGCCGGATGAGGCAATCGGGGGCGGGGCTCAATGGTCTTTGGATGGCGGCACCTGGCAGAATAGCGGGGTCAGTTTGCAGGGACTTGAGGCCGGGCCGCATACGGTGATGTTCAAGGAGGTGCCGGGGTGGACCACGCCGAACTCCCTGTCGCTCATTCTGACCAATGGCCGGGCGATCACGACCAATGGGCTCTATATTCAAAAATCAGCCCTTAAAATCTCTTTCAATAATGTGCCGATACCGCCTCTGGCGGCCTGGCGAGTCAACGACGGAGATTGGATGACTAATAACATGGTCATGTCCAACCTGGATGCCGGAGTTGTTAATGTTTCCTATCGTCCTGTTCCTGGATATGTTGAGCCGCCGTTGGTGCCGCCAATAATTTTGAATCCGGGAGAGACTCGTACCTATGTGACCGCTTACACCCTCATGACCGCCAGTATTTCTGCGATCATTACGCCCGCTGCGGCAACACTGGCAGGAGCCCGATGGCAGGTGGATGGGGGCACCGGGCAGGTAAGTGGTGCGGTGGTGGGCGGGTTGCCGATGGGGACTCATACGATTCAGTTCCTGCCTCTATCTCGCTGGATTACACCCTCCAACATTACGGTCACTCCTACCAATCAGGCACTGATGGTGGTTACGGGGCTCTATTCACAGGTAGCGGGTTTGGCTGTGGATTTGTTGCCAGCCGAAGCGGTTGCCACGGGAGCGCAATGGCGTGTCTCCGGCGGGGACTGGACGAATAGTGGCACATTGATTCCCTTGCCATTAGGCACTTATACCGTCGAATTCAAGCCGGTGAATGGGGGGTGGTTGGCTCCAGGAAGCCAGACCGCGATAGTGACAGATCAGCATGTGACTGAACTGCTCGGCACTTACTACCGGGCGGATGTTTTTGGAGGTACAGTCACAACAAATGCCGGTGATTTCTACCTGCCCCATGGATTGGATTCCGATCTCCTGCATCGCCTCTTTGTATCGGATACCTATAATGACCGCATTCAAATGTATGATGCGCTGAGCCAGCAGTGGACGGTTTGGGGCAAGTTTGGAACGGCCTTGGGGCAATTCAAAAAACCAAATGGTTTGGCGGTTGATAGACTTGGAAATCTCTTTGTGGCAGATCAAAGTAATCATCGTATTCAAAAACGTGTTGCCACGAACGGACAATGGGTTGCTATTGGGTCCAATACGCTTGTGTCGGGCTCTGCACTGGGGCAGTTTAACGGACCTGCTGATGTCGCTGTAGATTCCGCATTTACCCTCTATGTTGCCGATACGTGGAATCATCGTGTGCAAAAAATGACCACTTCAGGAGTATGGTCGGTGTTCGTCACAAACGGGCCAACAGACGGAAAAGTTCAATATCCTCAGGGATTGCATATAGATAGCGCAGATAATCTTTATGTTTCTGATGATGGAACGCAGACAAACGGGCTGAACCGGATTCAGAAATTCGCAAAAACGGGGCTATATCTTGGGCTGCTAGGTGGGCGGGATGCCAGCCAGGGAGGTTTGCAGGATCCTGGCGGCATGACGATAGGGAATGGCAACTTGTATGTGGCGAATAATTATGACAGCCGTGTCGCCTTTTCGGACATGACCTCAATGACTTGGACGAGTCTAGTGGGGAGTAATGTGCTTAGTCATCCGGGAGACGTTGAGTGGGATTCGCGGGGTTATCTTTACATTGCGGACACTTCCCACAATCGCATCCTGATGGTGCAGGTGGATCCGGCGGCCGCGACCAACGGGCTCACGCAACTAACGGCCATGACGTCATCGGGTACCAATACGAGTTTCACCCTGACCTGGTTCGCCCGGTTGAATTGGAATTATGCGGTGCAATACGCCGGCACGCTGTCGTCCAGTACGGTCTGGGCGAATCTGCCGGGCTATTCCGCCGTCATGGGCTTGGATATGATCACGAATTGCACTGACACCACGGTGCTGGGTGTTACAAACCGGTTTTACCGCATAATTGCGTATTAAGAGGAAAGGCTGAACTATGAAACGATTACTGTCATTTGTATGTATTACCCTGCTGTCCTGCGGGATAAGTTTAGGCGCCACATTCGGGCCGCAAGGCGTAGCCTCGACGCCTGATACCGAGTTTGTGACGCTTTCGGACATGGCTTCCATGCCGATTGCGGGGACGGCAGGAGATACCTTGGCCCCGGTTCAGCAGGCTGCGGTATTGCAGGAGACCGTCGTCTCCCCTCAGGGCGTCATCGTGGAGACGACGGGAGTAGCCCCGTCTTCCGGGGGAGTGACTAATAACCTGGTGACAGTCATTGCCACGGGTGCAGTTGACATCGTCGTACAGAAGGGTGGCGAGGTCTCCGTATCCAATGTCGTGACGTCTGCGGACACCTCAGCGGAGTTGATGCCGGTGGCGTCATTTACGGGCGTGTCTGAAAAACAGAACTTGATCTCGATTTCTCTGGATGATGTCCCCTTACAGGATGTGGTGCGTCTGTTTACCCGGATTTCAGGGGCCAATATTATTTCCTCGTCGACGAACCTTCAAGGTAAGGTAACGGTGAATTTGCAGGATGTGGAGTGGAAGCCCGCTTTGGACTCCATTCTGGACATGTACAGCCTGATGGTGTCCGAGAAAGTCCCGGGATCAGGAATCTACAGCGTCATGACCAAGGTCCCCGGCGCGGAACCCCTGATCGCCCAGCCGATCTTTCTCAATTACGCCCAGGTGTCAAATGTGGTTGTGGTGGTGCAGACCATGCTCGGTAAGGGCGGCTCGGTCTCGGCGTTTCCCAATGCCAATGCGTTCATTGTCCGGGCCACGGCCGCGGATCTGAGTTCCATCATCAAGGTGGTCACGGAAATTGATGTGCCGCGCCAGCAGGTTTACATTGAAACCAAAATCCTGGAGCTATCGGATGAAGCCATCAAGGATCTGGGGGTTAATTGGCAGGTCCTGGAAGGATACGGAATCGGAGCCGCCTCCCTGACCCGGACGCTTAATGACAGTGTGACCAAGGTGAACGGAAATAAGTCAGGCAGTGCTCAGACCGACTCCCGAAGCTCCTCGGATGTCCTTAATGGCAACAACAGTTCTGTCCAGGCGAATAGCACGGTGGGCGGGTTGTCCAGTACAGTGAGTGCCGGCGGGGGG from bacterium includes the following:
- a CDS encoding secretin N-terminal domain-containing protein; this translates as MKRLLSFVCITLLSCGISLGATFGPQGVASTPDTEFVTLSDMASMPIAGTAGDTLAPVQQAAVLQETVVSPQGVIVETTGVAPSSGGVTNNLVTVIATGAVDIVVQKGGEVSVSNVVTSADTSAELMPVASFTGVSEKQNLISISLDDVPLQDVVRLFTRISGANIISSSTNLQGKVTVNLQDVEWKPALDSILDMYSLMVSEKVPGSGIYSVMTKVPGAEPLIAQPIFLNYAQVSNVVVVVQTMLGKGGSVSAFPNANAFIVRATAADLSSIIKVVTEIDVPRQQVYIETKILELSDEAIKDLGVNWQVLEGYGIGAASLTRTLNDSVTKVNGNKSGSAQTDSRSSSDVLNGNNSSVQANSTVGGLSSTVSAGGGQQTSDSIKKSMDYTKNLTKNRDQTITDVRTAVLSADEFRVVLSALQQINGISIVSNPKIIVANEETATIHIGQNQPNIKGTVTAGQQGQANSTTYALDTIKPYFEFGISLEVTPTINNQSNISVRISPTLSRYVKDLDAPDGTKYPIEATKKIKTVFSLENGKTAAIGGLTETTDQDNVIKIPLLGDIPLIGKLLFTHTHKQHLQTETIIFVTVGLANPRTVQSEEGMPEETSLSQGHLLKSKQARDQRKADALKAAEKEKAAALKVASKAKKDSAKSEPTP